The following are encoded together in the Lathyrus oleraceus cultivar Zhongwan6 chromosome 3, CAAS_Psat_ZW6_1.0, whole genome shotgun sequence genome:
- the LOC127129720 gene encoding uncharacterized protein LOC127129720: MDEEEDQLIEVGLEIKENEVVREEVVAPKPLVKETVIEPKPVVKLPFPTRNKKKGQHEKNFEKFLELFKKLEINIPLLETLEQMPTYAKFMKDIISKRRTAETNPIILTETCSAILQGMKISIKKKDRGVVTIPCTIGDRSFNNALIDIGDSVSLMSLSIYKKLGIGVVQDTRMTLQFTDNSVKILYGIVKDVLVKIDKFVFPVDFVILEMPEDEEIPLILGRPFLETGRCVINIEEGIITLKVYDEELKIDVRNTMKDKDDICTSHTIEVMDQVMTYDIPLNAPPSPLEIVLSLSISDNDKEVDDGNSQALALLDSQTPWKGSRPHRWEDLRLLHSSEEDEEPEKGTELKQLPENLKDVFLDSEGKCPATINSSLENIKEEKLIQEWKR; encoded by the coding sequence ATGGATGAAGAGGAAGATCAGTTGATCGAAGTGGGTCttgagatcaaagaaaatgaagttgtgAGGGAAGAAGTGGTAGCACCGAAACCGCTTGTGAAAGAAACAGTCATTGAGCCTAAGCCGGTTGTTAAGCTTCCCTTTCCCACTAGAAACAAGAAAAAGGGACAGcatgagaaaaactttgaaaaattcttagagttgttcaagaagctGGAGATTAACATTCCACTATTGGAGACACTTGAACAAATGCCTActtatgccaagttcatgaaggacatcaTTTCGAAGAGGCGTACCGCCGAAACCAACCCGATTATtctaactgaaacttgtagtgctattttaCAGGGTATGAAGATTTCGATAAAGAAGAAAGATCGAGGAGTTGTCACCATCCCTTGTACTATTGGAGACAGGTCATTCAACAATGCCCTTATTGATATAGGAGATAGTGTGAGTCTCATGTcgttatccatttacaagaagcTTGGTATAGGAGTTGTGCAAGATACCAGGATGACACTCCAATTCACCGATAATTCGGTCAAGATACTGTATGGAATTGTGAAAGATGTCCTGGTGAAAATCGACAAGTTCGTATTTCCAGTTGATTTTGTAATTCTagaaatgccagaagatgaagagatcccTCTCATTCTTGGTAGACCCTTTTTGGAGACGGGAAGGTGTGTAATCAACATAGAAGAAGGAATCATAACGTTGAAGGTTTATGATGAGGAATTAAAAATCGATGTTCGAAACACCATGAAAGACAAGGATGATATTTGTACCAGTCACACTATAGAGGTTATGGATCAGGTGATGACATATGATATCCCTCTAAATGCACCACCGTCACCTTTGGAAATAGTGTTGAGTTTGTCCATTTCCGACAATGATAAAGAAGTGGATGACGGGAACTCCCAAGCGCTAGCCTTGCTGGATTCACAAACCCCATGGAAAGGATCTCGACCACACCGGTGGGAGGATTTACGCCTACTTCACTCTAGTGAGGAGGATGAAGAGCCAGAGAAAGGAACTGAGTTGAAACAACTTCCGGAGAACCTCAAAGATGTGTTTTTAGATTCTGAAGGAAAATGTCCTGCTACTATAAACTCGAGCCTAGAGAATATCAAAGAAGAGAAGCTCATCCAAGAATGGAAGAGATAG